The Mycolicibacterium hassiacum DSM 44199 genome includes a window with the following:
- a CDS encoding DEDDh family exonuclease, with product MSHIDAGSCRSTGSWGRPAHEAGTGWAVVDVETSGFHPGHARVVSIAALALSDDGNVEQTLYSLLDPGVDPGPTHVHGLTAEMLAGQPRFADIVAPLIELLRGRTLVAHNVAFDYSFLVAEAEMIGAELPIDSAMCTVELARRLALGTENLRLETLAAHWGITQLKPHDALDDALVLAQILKPALALARERRVWLPVRPLSRRLWPNGQVTHEDLRPLKMVASRLPCTYLNPGRFIAGRPLVQGMRVALAAEVERTHEELIERIVHAGLSYTEAVDTETSLVVCNDPEPAHGKGYHARELGVPLVADAEFLRLLESVVGGTRIEEFNPTSVGEQFALF from the coding sequence GTGAGCCACATCGACGCCGGGTCCTGCCGGTCAACAGGCTCCTGGGGCCGCCCGGCCCACGAGGCCGGGACGGGCTGGGCGGTCGTCGATGTGGAGACCTCGGGCTTTCACCCCGGACACGCGCGCGTCGTCAGCATCGCCGCACTCGCCCTCAGCGACGACGGCAACGTCGAACAGACCCTCTACTCGCTGCTGGACCCGGGTGTGGATCCCGGCCCCACCCATGTGCACGGGCTGACCGCCGAGATGCTCGCCGGCCAACCCCGGTTCGCCGACATCGTGGCCCCGCTGATCGAGTTGCTGCGCGGCCGCACCCTGGTGGCGCACAACGTCGCATTCGACTACTCGTTCCTGGTCGCCGAGGCCGAGATGATCGGCGCCGAACTGCCGATCGACAGCGCGATGTGCACCGTGGAGCTGGCCCGCCGGCTGGCGCTGGGCACCGAGAACCTGCGGCTGGAGACGCTCGCCGCGCACTGGGGCATCACCCAGCTCAAACCGCACGACGCGCTGGACGACGCGCTGGTGCTGGCGCAGATCCTCAAACCCGCGCTGGCGCTGGCCCGGGAACGGCGGGTGTGGCTGCCGGTGCGCCCGCTGTCGCGACGGTTGTGGCCCAACGGGCAGGTGACCCACGAGGACCTGCGGCCGCTGAAGATGGTGGCCTCGCGGCTGCCGTGCACCTACCTCAACCCCGGCCGCTTCATCGCCGGCCGGCCGCTGGTGCAGGGGATGCGGGTGGCGCTGGCCGCCGAGGTGGAACGCACCCACGAGGAACTGATCGAGCGGATCGTGCACGCCGGGCTCTCCTACACCGAGGCGGTGGACACCGAAACCTCGCTGGTGGTCTGCAACGACCCCGAACCCGCCCACGGCAAGGGCTATCACGCTCGCGAGCTCGGGGTGCCGCTGGTGGCCGACGCCGAGTTCCTGCGGCTGCTCGAGTCGGTGGTCGGCGGCACCCGTATCGAGGAGTTCAACCCGACCTCGGTCGGCGAGCAGTTCGCGCTGTTCTGA
- a CDS encoding Mur ligase family protein yields the protein MVTTRGRIALAAGAGARWASRVTGRGAGAMIGGLVAMTLDRTILRQLGEGRRSALVTGTNGKSTTTRMLAAALQTVAPVATNAEGANMDAGLVSALAVARDAPLAALEVDEMHVPHVADALDPAVIVLLNLSRDQLDRVGEINHIERTLRAGLARHPDTVIVANCDDVLITSAAYDSPNVVWVAAGAGWANDSVSCPRSGEVIVRDGSHWYSTGTDFKRPTPQWSYDATHIHGPDGLTLPMRLKLPGEVNRGNAAQAVAAAVALGADPAAAVAAVESVEEVAGRYRTLRHGRHTVRILLAKNPAGWQEALSMVDTAAGSVVIAVNGRVPDGEDLSWLWDVNFEHFVNHPVVAAGERGTDLAVRLGYAGVQHTLVHDTVKAIESCPPGHVEVVANYTAFLELNRALERSGRG from the coding sequence ATGGTCACCACTCGAGGACGCATCGCCCTGGCGGCGGGTGCCGGGGCGCGCTGGGCGTCGCGGGTCACCGGTCGCGGGGCGGGCGCGATGATCGGTGGGCTGGTCGCGATGACCCTGGACCGCACCATCCTGCGCCAGCTCGGGGAGGGGCGCCGCAGCGCGCTCGTGACCGGCACCAACGGCAAGTCGACCACCACCCGGATGCTGGCCGCGGCGCTGCAGACGGTGGCTCCGGTGGCGACCAACGCCGAGGGCGCCAACATGGACGCCGGCCTGGTCTCCGCGCTGGCTGTCGCCCGCGACGCACCGCTGGCGGCGCTGGAGGTCGACGAGATGCACGTCCCGCACGTCGCCGACGCGCTCGACCCGGCGGTGATCGTGCTGCTGAACCTGTCGCGTGATCAGCTCGACCGGGTCGGGGAGATCAACCACATCGAGCGCACGCTGCGCGCCGGGCTGGCGCGGCATCCGGACACGGTCATCGTCGCCAACTGCGACGACGTGTTGATCACCTCGGCCGCCTACGACAGCCCGAACGTGGTGTGGGTGGCCGCCGGGGCCGGGTGGGCCAACGATTCGGTGAGCTGCCCCCGCTCCGGTGAGGTGATCGTGCGCGACGGCAGCCACTGGTATTCGACCGGAACGGATTTCAAGCGGCCGACGCCGCAGTGGTCCTACGACGCGACCCACATCCACGGCCCGGACGGGCTGACCCTGCCGATGCGGCTGAAGCTGCCCGGGGAGGTCAACCGCGGCAACGCGGCCCAGGCGGTCGCGGCGGCGGTCGCCCTGGGCGCCGATCCGGCCGCGGCGGTGGCGGCGGTGGAATCGGTCGAGGAGGTGGCGGGCCGGTACCGCACCCTGCGCCACGGCCGGCACACGGTGCGGATCCTGTTGGCCAAGAACCCGGCCGGGTGGCAGGAGGCGCTGTCGATGGTCGACACCGCGGCGGGTTCGGTGGTGATCGCGGTCAACGGCCGGGTGCCCGACGGCGAGGACCTGTCGTGGCTGTGGGACGTCAACTTCGAGCATTTCGTCAACCACCCGGTGGTGGCCGCCGGGGAGCGCGGCACCGACCTGGCGGTGCGGCTCGGCTACGCGGGGGTGCAGCACACGCTGGTGCACGACACCGTCAAGGCGATCGAGTCGTGTCCGCCGGGCCATGTCGAGGTGGTGGCCAACTACACCGCGTTTCTGGAACTGAACCGGGCGTTGGAGCGGAGCGGCCGTGGCTGA
- a CDS encoding type 1 glutamine amidotransferase, translating into MAESTVRIGLVLPDVMGTYGDSGNAVVLRQRLRMRGIPAEIVEITLPDPVPAELDLYTLGGAEDYAQRLATRHLKRYPGLQQAAARGAPVLAICAAMQVLGHWYETSAGERVDGVGLLDVTTSPQDKRTIGEVVTQPVVEGLHQKLTGFENHRGGTVLGADARPLAKVIRGAGNRAGDGYDGVVQGSVVATYLHGPCLARNPELADQLLSKVVGELPPLQLPEVELLRKERLAAPRRA; encoded by the coding sequence GTGGCTGAGTCGACGGTGCGGATCGGGCTGGTGCTGCCCGATGTGATGGGGACCTACGGGGACAGCGGCAACGCGGTGGTGCTGCGGCAGCGGCTGCGGATGCGCGGCATCCCGGCCGAGATCGTCGAGATCACCCTGCCCGACCCGGTGCCGGCCGAGCTGGACCTCTACACGCTCGGCGGTGCGGAGGACTACGCGCAGCGGCTGGCGACCCGGCATCTGAAGCGGTATCCGGGGCTGCAGCAGGCCGCGGCGCGCGGTGCGCCGGTGCTGGCGATCTGCGCGGCGATGCAGGTGCTGGGCCACTGGTACGAGACGTCCGCGGGTGAGCGGGTCGACGGGGTCGGCCTGCTGGACGTCACCACCTCCCCGCAGGACAAGCGCACCATCGGCGAGGTGGTGACCCAGCCCGTCGTCGAGGGCCTGCACCAGAAGCTGACCGGTTTCGAGAACCACCGCGGCGGAACGGTGCTCGGCGCCGATGCGCGGCCGCTGGCCAAGGTGATCCGCGGGGCGGGCAACCGGGCCGGCGACGGCTACGACGGCGTGGTGCAGGGCAGCGTCGTCGCCACCTATCTGCACGGGCCGTGTCTGGCCCGCAACCCGGAGCTCGCCGACCAGCTGTTGAGCAAGGTGGTCGGGGAGTTGCCGCCGCTGCAGCTGCCCGAGGTCGAACTGCTGCGCAAGGAACGGCTGGCGGCTCCGCGGCGGGCCTGA
- the recR gene encoding recombination mediator RecR, which produces MFEGPVQDLIDELGKLPGIGPKSAQRIAFHLISAEPPDIDRLTAALNRVRDGVPFCSVCGNVSEADRCRICADPRRDASLVCVVEEPKDVAAIERTREFRGRYHVLGGALDPLSGIGPEQLRIRELLTRIGERVDGVEVSEVIIATDPNTEGEATATYLMRVLRDIPGLTVSRIASGLPMGGDLEFADELTLGRALAGRRAMA; this is translated from the coding sequence TTGTTCGAAGGACCTGTTCAGGATCTCATCGACGAACTGGGCAAGCTGCCCGGGATCGGCCCGAAGAGCGCCCAGCGGATCGCCTTTCACCTGATCTCGGCGGAACCGCCGGACATCGACCGGCTCACCGCCGCGCTGAACCGGGTCCGCGACGGGGTGCCGTTCTGCTCGGTGTGCGGCAACGTCTCGGAGGCCGACCGCTGCCGGATCTGCGCCGACCCGCGCCGGGACGCGTCGCTGGTGTGCGTGGTGGAGGAACCCAAGGACGTCGCCGCGATCGAACGCACCCGCGAATTCCGCGGCCGCTACCACGTGCTCGGCGGCGCGCTGGATCCGTTGTCGGGGATCGGCCCGGAGCAGCTGCGCATCCGCGAGCTGCTGACCCGCATCGGGGAACGTGTCGACGGGGTCGAGGTGTCCGAGGTGATCATCGCCACCGACCCGAACACCGAGGGGGAGGCGACCGCGACCTATCTGATGCGGGTGCTGCGCGACATCCCCGGGCTGACCGTCAGCCGGATCGCGTCCGGGCTGCCGATGGGCGGCGATCTGGAGTTCGCCGACGAGCTGACCCTCGGGCGGGCGTTGGCCGGGCGCCGGGCGATGGCCTAG
- a CDS encoding YbaB/EbfC family nucleoid-associated protein, whose protein sequence is MQPGSGQPDMSALLAQAQQVQQRLVEAQAALAAAEVNGQAGGGLVQVTMKGSGEVTAVRIDPKVVDPNDVETLQDLIVGAIADAAKQVTILAHDRLGPLASGMGDLGLPGM, encoded by the coding sequence ATGCAACCCGGTAGTGGACAGCCCGATATGTCGGCACTCCTCGCCCAGGCCCAGCAGGTGCAGCAGAGGTTGGTCGAGGCGCAGGCCGCGCTGGCCGCTGCCGAGGTGAACGGTCAGGCCGGCGGCGGGCTGGTCCAGGTCACCATGAAGGGCAGCGGCGAGGTGACCGCGGTGCGCATCGACCCGAAGGTGGTCGACCCCAACGACGTCGAAACGCTGCAGGACCTGATCGTCGGGGCCATCGCCGACGCCGCCAAGCAGGTCACCATCCTGGCCCACGACCGGCTCGGCCCGCTGGCCAGCGGTATGGGTGATCTCGGCCTGCCGGGGATGTAG
- a CDS encoding Rv3717 family N-acetylmuramoyl-L-alanine amidase → MPACLRVGATVARRGFATVAAGVLIAAPTVVAPTFAAPPVFAAPPVPAAPTTIAGKIVFLDPGHNGTNDASIHRQVPTGRGGTKDCQASGTATEDGYPEHTFAWETTLRIRHALHSLGVRTAMSRGNDNGVGPCVDERAALANSVRPHAIVSIHADGGPPTGRGFHVLYSHPPLNQAQAGPAVRFAQIMRDQLQAAGLVPATYIGSNGLNPRSDIAGLNLAQYPAILVELGNMKNPADAALMKSPEGRQKYADAVVRGIAAFLALY, encoded by the coding sequence GTGCCTGCCTGCCTGCGTGTCGGCGCCACCGTCGCCCGGCGCGGTTTCGCCACGGTGGCCGCCGGAGTGCTGATCGCCGCCCCGACGGTGGTCGCCCCGACCTTCGCCGCACCGCCGGTGTTCGCCGCGCCGCCGGTGCCGGCCGCCCCGACCACCATCGCCGGCAAGATCGTGTTCCTCGACCCCGGCCACAACGGCACCAACGACGCGTCGATCCACCGCCAGGTGCCGACCGGCCGCGGCGGCACCAAGGACTGCCAGGCCAGCGGCACCGCCACCGAGGACGGGTATCCCGAGCACACCTTCGCCTGGGAGACCACGCTGCGCATCCGCCATGCGCTGCACAGCCTCGGGGTGCGCACGGCGATGTCGCGGGGCAACGACAACGGGGTGGGCCCCTGTGTGGACGAGCGGGCCGCGCTGGCCAACTCGGTGCGCCCGCATGCGATCGTGAGCATCCACGCCGACGGCGGTCCGCCGACCGGCCGCGGTTTCCACGTGCTGTACTCGCATCCGCCGCTCAACCAGGCCCAGGCCGGGCCGGCGGTGCGGTTCGCCCAGATCATGCGTGACCAGTTGCAGGCCGCCGGCCTGGTGCCGGCCACCTACATCGGCAGCAACGGGCTCAATCCGCGCTCCGACATCGCCGGGCTCAACCTGGCCCAGTACCCGGCGATCCTGGTCGAGCTGGGCAACATGAAGAACCCGGCGGATGCGGCGCTGATGAAGTCCCCGGAGGGACGGCAGAAGTACGCCGACGCGGTGGTGCGCGGAATCGCCGCGTTCCTGGCGCTGTACTGA
- a CDS encoding SRPBCC family protein: protein MGQVSASSSVLINAAPEEVLAAVGDYTTVRPKILSPHFRDYQVLEGGQGAGTVAGWRLQATRSRVREVRAEVDVAGHTVIEKDANSSMITNWTVSPAGEGATVTVKTTWQGAGGINGFFEKTFAPLGLRRIYDEVLANLKRHLENR from the coding sequence ATGGGACAGGTCAGCGCATCGAGCAGCGTGTTGATCAACGCCGCGCCGGAGGAGGTGCTGGCGGCGGTGGGCGACTACACGACGGTGCGCCCGAAGATCCTCTCCCCGCACTTCCGCGACTATCAGGTGCTCGAGGGCGGACAGGGCGCGGGCACGGTGGCCGGCTGGCGGCTGCAGGCCACCCGGTCGCGGGTGCGCGAGGTGCGCGCCGAGGTGGACGTGGCCGGGCACACCGTGATCGAAAAGGACGCCAACTCCTCGATGATCACCAACTGGACGGTGTCGCCGGCCGGCGAGGGCGCCACCGTCACGGTCAAGACCACCTGGCAGGGCGCCGGCGGCATCAACGGATTCTTCGAGAAGACGTTCGCCCCGCTGGGGCTGCGCCGGATCTACGACGAGGTGCTGGCCAACCTCAAACGCCACCTGGAGAACCGCTAG